From a single Clostridium isatidis genomic region:
- a CDS encoding M16 family metallopeptidase: protein MKEYVLKNNVKLIYKKTTSNLTSISISLDAGAGKEKDLLGVAHATEHMVYKGTTKRSESEINRDLSKIFGFQNAMTNYPYVIFYGTSLAEDFEKAVELFSDIIINPLFKEEGFKEEMEVIKEELREWDEELEQYCEDRQFLNSFENRRIKYPIIGIRSSLDKMNLNDIKEFYCNNYLPKNTSIAVISSLEFQEVKSTIEKYFGFWDRDSFQEEMELIYGEIKENIYKDFKIGGNTSRVQICFPIEELTFEEIKALRIFNVYFGEGVNSVLFENLRTQNGLVYDVLTNIANEKYIKLYKIFFNISKENINQAIELVDKCITNIDDLFININEKDIKDFIKLLKLKRWFREEQNIILAKELSTYSTMFKDYKIYSEEFNNIENIDMEFIYHTVKKVFKRRSIQIITN from the coding sequence ATTAAGGAGTATGTATTAAAAAATAATGTTAAGTTGATATATAAAAAAACAACTTCAAATCTTACTTCTATATCTATTTCTTTAGATGCTGGAGCAGGTAAAGAGAAGGACTTACTTGGAGTAGCTCATGCAACAGAGCATATGGTTTATAAAGGAACTACTAAAAGAAGTGAAAGTGAAATAAATAGGGATTTAAGTAAAATTTTTGGCTTTCAAAATGCAATGACTAATTATCCTTATGTTATATTTTATGGCACATCTTTGGCAGAAGATTTTGAAAAGGCAGTTGAGTTGTTTTCAGATATAATAATAAATCCTCTTTTTAAAGAAGAAGGATTTAAAGAGGAAATGGAAGTTATTAAAGAAGAGTTAAGGGAATGGGATGAAGAACTAGAACAATACTGTGAGGACAGGCAATTTTTAAACAGCTTTGAAAATAGAAGAATAAAATATCCTATTATTGGAATAAGATCTAGTTTGGATAAAATGAATTTAAATGATATTAAAGAATTTTATTGTAATAATTATTTGCCTAAGAATACTTCAATAGCAGTTATTTCTTCTTTAGAATTTCAAGAAGTAAAATCAACTATTGAAAAGTACTTTGGCTTCTGGGATAGAGATAGTTTTCAAGAAGAAATGGAATTAATTTATGGAGAAATAAAAGAGAATATATATAAAGACTTTAAGATAGGGGGCAATACCAGTAGAGTACAGATATGTTTTCCTATTGAGGAGCTAACTTTTGAAGAAATTAAGGCTTTAAGAATTTTTAATGTGTATTTTGGGGAAGGAGTAAATTCTGTATTATTTGAAAATCTAAGGACCCAAAATGGCCTTGTTTATGATGTTTTAACCAATATTGCTAATGAAAAGTACATTAAGTTATATAAAATCTTCTTTAATATATCAAAGGAAAATATTAATCAGGCAATAGAGTTAGTAGACAAATGTATTACCAATATAGATGATCTTTTTATAAATATCAATGAAAAAGATATAAAGGACTTTATCAAACTATTAAAATTAAAGAGATGGTTTAGAGAGGAACAAAATATTATTTTAGCTAAAGAATTATCAACCTATAGTACTATGTTTAAGGATTATAAAATATATAGTGAGGAATTTAATAATATAGAAAATATAGATATGGAGTTTATATATCATACGGTAAAGAAAGTTTTTAAAAGAAGGTCTATACAAATAATAACAAATTAG